In the Leptospira sp. WS4.C2 genome, one interval contains:
- the rktP gene encoding Arg-Lys translocation region protein phosphatase RktP, with the protein MSYRVKLPILLGIISFLFFFIHFLFAEFTFTHWQNPKGENTLNFNLVGIYSSFVFSLITGFLTYYFLGFLYQYILHLIAHIQDNELPKDIRNLNPESEEYKIYKSVRFTLLQGDENLGEEQFENKFDWKTNQATSVNKQIPDIHIPKIPGFDVSVFPSIMRYAGADYIRIVRANDGIFGILAGHMEPGILESSEKVFIHGIVSSFGDSLFSTEELLEKLKNALHQFTFLKLKISAFVIQNKEDKMSFLHYMDMPIFQFSDHGIQVIEGSGDDHWYPNHKHPLSIADGIEIGDYLVWASDRTLSQFGLTSFEIMEEFVDYLLDLRPSSSRQMLLAIAKKMSALGAERNLTNPMEKLSILVVRRNK; encoded by the coding sequence ATGAGTTATCGTGTCAAACTTCCCATACTACTTGGAATCATAAGTTTCCTATTCTTTTTCATTCATTTTTTATTTGCAGAATTTACCTTCACCCACTGGCAAAATCCCAAAGGGGAAAACACACTTAACTTCAATTTGGTGGGGATCTACTCTTCTTTTGTATTTTCACTCATCACAGGATTTTTGACCTACTATTTCCTCGGTTTTTTATACCAATACATTCTCCATTTGATTGCACATATCCAGGACAATGAACTTCCGAAAGATATCCGTAATCTAAATCCCGAATCAGAAGAATACAAAATTTACAAATCGGTTCGGTTTACTCTTTTGCAAGGAGATGAAAATCTTGGAGAAGAACAATTCGAAAACAAATTTGATTGGAAAACAAACCAAGCGACTTCCGTAAACAAACAAATTCCAGACATTCATATCCCTAAAATTCCTGGATTTGATGTTTCCGTATTCCCCTCTATTATGCGTTATGCGGGAGCAGATTACATTCGTATCGTAAGAGCCAACGATGGAATCTTTGGAATCCTTGCCGGACACATGGAACCTGGAATTTTAGAATCTTCCGAAAAGGTTTTTATTCATGGAATTGTTTCTTCTTTTGGTGATAGTCTTTTTTCCACAGAAGAACTATTGGAAAAATTAAAAAATGCTCTTCATCAGTTTACATTTTTGAAACTAAAAATCTCTGCCTTTGTGATCCAAAACAAGGAAGATAAGATGTCTTTTCTTCACTATATGGACATGCCTATCTTTCAATTTTCTGATCATGGAATCCAAGTGATTGAAGGAAGTGGTGATGACCATTGGTATCCCAACCACAAACACCCACTTTCTATCGCGGATGGGATTGAGATTGGAGATTATTTGGTTTGGGCCAGTGACAGAACCCTCAGCCAGTTTGGGCTGACTTCTTTTGAAATTATGGAAGAGTTTGTTGATTATCTATTAGATCTAAGACCAAGTTCTTCTAGACAGATGTTACTTGCGATTGCAAAAAAGATGAGTGCTTTAGGAGCAGAAAGAAATCTCACAAATCCTATGGAAAAACTTTCTATCTTAGTTGTTCGCCGCAACAAGTAA
- the bla gene encoding subclass B1 metallo-beta-lactamase has protein sequence MVDSNKIKNSIIPRLLIPFKIKFKTSFLIFLIGFSFSRCHLQKDSDTTSVANEATPQKSNHLEWIKIKESVWIHKSYGEFAGQTYSSNGLVVLTNKGVVVVDTPWTESQTEELFTGIQSKFQKEILYLIVTHAHDDRMAGVPLFQSRNIPIYSTNLTAKLAKERGLGKTNPILDLQTRLAAGNQWVEVFYPGQGHSVDNIVVWLTDTHILFGGCLVKSVEAKDLGNTKDANIEEWGISVKRVLARYPDAEVVVPGHGDWGKLDLLRHTIRLLVAANN, from the coding sequence ATGGTGGATTCCAATAAAATAAAAAACTCGATCATTCCTCGCTTACTAATTCCCTTTAAGATAAAATTCAAAACTTCATTTTTGATTTTCTTAATTGGATTTTCATTTTCTCGTTGTCACTTGCAAAAAGATTCAGACACCACTTCCGTTGCAAATGAAGCAACTCCGCAAAAATCAAATCATCTAGAGTGGATCAAAATCAAAGAATCTGTCTGGATTCACAAAAGTTATGGTGAGTTTGCAGGACAAACTTACTCTTCCAATGGACTTGTGGTGTTAACAAATAAAGGCGTCGTAGTTGTTGATACTCCTTGGACAGAATCGCAAACTGAAGAGTTGTTTACCGGTATCCAATCCAAATTCCAAAAAGAGATTCTATATTTGATTGTGACTCATGCACATGACGACCGTATGGCGGGAGTCCCTCTCTTTCAAAGCCGAAACATTCCCATTTATAGCACAAATTTAACGGCAAAACTGGCAAAAGAAAGGGGATTGGGGAAAACAAATCCCATCCTCGACCTCCAAACTAGACTTGCTGCAGGAAACCAATGGGTAGAAGTTTTTTATCCTGGGCAGGGCCATTCCGTGGACAATATAGTGGTTTGGCTCACCGACACTCATATCCTCTTTGGAGGTTGTCTTGTTAAGTCAGTTGAAGCCAAAGACCTCGGTAATACAAAGGATGCTAATATAGAGGAGTGGGGAATTTCCGTGAAGAGGGTTCTCGCTCGTTACCCTGATGCGGAAGTGGTGGTTCCGGGGCATGGAGATTGGGGAAAACTGGACTTACTACGTCATACGATTCGGTTACTTGTTGCGGCGAACAACTAA